One segment of Pyrococcus sp. ST04 DNA contains the following:
- a CDS encoding ABC transporter permease, giving the protein MANLKKFLIRRMLTFIPTIIGVTLIVFLIAYKIPADPVKAWAGGEKATKEAMELIIKQYHLDKPWYDQYVFLMKGLLTNTIIDPRTSNPVMEDVGKRFPITFQLAIIAFTFMVIIGIPLGIISALKRNSWVDTAVRIFALLGVSTPAFWLGYLMLYIFFVKYRVTTIAGVPPFPPKITGVPIIDALLRGDFTLFKQHLARFWLPGFTLGFLGMGVTARFVRNSFLEALSSDFVQFLKAKGVPKMRIYKHTLKNALVPIVTVLGLQFGGLLGGTPITETVFGLPGMGRYAVQAIQNLDFPVVVAVTFIYALIYVIMNLIVDILYAIIDPRVRY; this is encoded by the coding sequence ATGGCGAATCTGAAAAAGTTCCTAATAAGGAGGATGTTGACATTTATACCAACAATAATTGGAGTTACGCTAATAGTATTCTTAATTGCATACAAAATACCTGCGGATCCAGTAAAGGCATGGGCCGGTGGTGAAAAGGCAACTAAAGAGGCAATGGAACTAATAATAAAGCAGTACCATCTTGATAAGCCATGGTATGATCAGTATGTGTTTTTGATGAAGGGCTTATTAACTAATACGATCATTGATCCAAGGACTTCTAACCCTGTAATGGAAGACGTTGGAAAGAGATTTCCAATAACTTTCCAGCTAGCTATAATAGCGTTCACGTTTATGGTGATAATTGGTATACCTCTTGGAATAATCTCAGCTCTAAAGAGAAACAGTTGGGTTGATACTGCAGTTAGAATTTTTGCACTTCTTGGAGTCTCTACCCCAGCTTTCTGGTTGGGTTACCTAATGCTGTACATATTCTTCGTAAAGTACAGGGTAACTACAATTGCGGGAGTTCCTCCATTCCCTCCAAAGATAACTGGTGTTCCAATAATAGATGCTCTGCTGAGAGGAGACTTTACGTTGTTCAAGCAGCACTTAGCAAGATTCTGGCTCCCTGGATTCACCTTAGGATTCTTGGGGATGGGTGTTACTGCCAGATTCGTAAGAAACAGCTTCTTGGAGGCTTTAAGTTCGGACTTTGTGCAGTTTTTAAAAGCTAAGGGCGTTCCCAAGATGAGAATATACAAGCACACCCTAAAGAATGCCCTTGTCCCAATAGTTACCGTTCTAGGACTTCAATTTGGTGGACTTCTTGGTGGAACGCCAATAACGGAGACAGTCTTTGGTTTGCCAGGAATGGGTAGATATGCAGTTCAAGCGATCCAGAACCTGGACTTTCCAGTTGTTGTTGCTGTGACGTTCATATATGCCCTAATCTACGTGATTATGAACTTGATCGTAGACATCTTGTATGCAATAATTGATCCAAGAGTTAGATACTGA
- a CDS encoding ABC transporter substrate-binding protein, which translates to MNRALLTLLLVGILVFGTFASGCIGGGTQTQTQSPTQTQTQTQTQTQTQTQTQTQTQPTGVTKAILELGKVTVIDTGTAIVVVGPKGSKPSVSIPSGKKVITVTYVVDEEKTVPVKKLMEEGQGFGAINPAFFRNTNVDALVIAARRETNPEIRTELFKALYILGNYYVPEVILGQNRQLRVYWDWVKGRYYHPTLPERYDLLWEDKNAPVVDTGIGEYKNDPETYVIATIGWPESFDPAWTYETFGWEIWHEIGDTLVTYWKEETEEVTPDLAVAWAHNKEGTEWYFVIRGGVKAYDPWNDKTYPIDATDVVFTFWRVARLGHSVSWMVTTFMNVSASQALTEEEFNEYLKSHPLIAEYHGKTKEVKSLQELLDFFGYKGETAGVFKLVLPHPYAAVLNILADPFLSVVPMEYLLGDKYEEALKASNYGKNPDAWEAYVQKGANDPTHQLMHKKPVGTGPFYVKDYQENSYIVLEYNPYYWNATKNPGHKRVIYIINNDAVARVQLLTTGTADVAAIPTDKIEDVKGVTMGNYKIVVQTDLLLPILTFIVFNTQKEPFDNVKVRQALAYAIPYDQIAKVVYNGLLERNWGPIPKPWPGYTEYGIIKYTYNIAKAKQMLDEAGIDPTKYSIKLIYNAGNTQREKVMTLIQNIWSQLGFQVTVESYEWPVYLGKTEKGDFDVYIVGWVPDYLDSDNWVGPFLYGATEFKEVNINVSG; encoded by the coding sequence ATGAATAGGGCGTTGTTGACTCTTCTGTTGGTTGGAATACTTGTATTTGGTACATTTGCCAGTGGATGTATAGGAGGGGGCACACAGACACAAACCCAGTCCCCAACTCAAACCCAAACTCAAACGCAGACACAAACACAGACTCAGACACAGACACAAACGCAGACACAGCCTACTGGAGTGACAAAAGCAATTCTTGAACTAGGAAAGGTTACTGTCATCGATACTGGTACTGCAATAGTTGTTGTAGGTCCAAAGGGATCAAAGCCTTCAGTTTCAATCCCCAGCGGAAAGAAGGTAATAACTGTCACATATGTCGTTGATGAGGAGAAAACTGTTCCCGTGAAGAAGTTGATGGAGGAAGGCCAAGGTTTCGGTGCAATTAACCCAGCATTCTTCAGGAATACAAACGTTGATGCACTAGTTATTGCCGCAAGAAGGGAGACAAACCCGGAGATAAGAACTGAACTATTTAAGGCCCTCTACATCCTGGGCAACTACTATGTGCCAGAGGTTATATTAGGACAAAACAGGCAGCTACGTGTCTACTGGGACTGGGTCAAGGGAAGATACTACCACCCAACTCTCCCAGAGAGGTATGACCTCCTATGGGAGGACAAGAACGCCCCAGTTGTCGATACTGGAATTGGAGAATACAAGAATGATCCAGAAACATATGTCATAGCAACAATTGGATGGCCAGAGAGCTTTGACCCAGCTTGGACCTATGAAACATTTGGATGGGAGATCTGGCACGAGATTGGTGATACATTGGTAACATATTGGAAGGAAGAAACTGAAGAAGTAACACCAGACCTGGCAGTTGCATGGGCTCACAACAAGGAGGGTACTGAGTGGTACTTCGTTATCAGGGGAGGGGTTAAGGCCTACGATCCATGGAACGACAAGACTTATCCAATTGATGCAACTGACGTTGTCTTCACGTTCTGGCGTGTTGCAAGGCTAGGACACTCAGTTAGCTGGATGGTTACTACGTTCATGAACGTTTCAGCTTCCCAGGCTCTAACCGAAGAGGAGTTCAATGAGTACCTCAAGAGCCACCCATTGATTGCCGAATATCATGGAAAGACCAAGGAGGTTAAGTCATTACAAGAATTACTCGACTTCTTCGGATACAAGGGAGAGACTGCAGGAGTATTCAAGCTTGTACTACCACACCCATATGCAGCTGTTCTTAACATACTCGCCGATCCATTCCTCAGTGTAGTTCCAATGGAGTACCTCCTTGGAGATAAGTATGAAGAAGCATTAAAGGCCAGCAACTATGGAAAGAACCCAGATGCTTGGGAAGCTTATGTTCAGAAGGGTGCGAATGATCCAACCCACCAGCTAATGCACAAGAAGCCAGTCGGAACTGGACCATTCTATGTTAAGGATTACCAAGAGAACAGCTACATAGTACTTGAGTACAACCCATACTACTGGAACGCAACTAAGAACCCAGGTCACAAGAGAGTTATCTACATAATCAACAACGATGCTGTCGCGAGAGTTCAATTGTTGACAACTGGTACAGCTGATGTTGCTGCAATACCAACAGATAAGATTGAAGACGTTAAGGGAGTCACAATGGGCAACTACAAGATCGTTGTCCAGACAGATCTATTACTACCAATACTCACGTTCATAGTCTTCAACACCCAGAAAGAGCCATTCGACAATGTAAAAGTTAGGCAGGCTCTAGCATATGCAATTCCATATGACCAGATTGCAAAGGTTGTTTATAATGGACTGCTTGAGAGGAACTGGGGTCCAATACCAAAACCATGGCCAGGTTATACTGAGTACGGCATAATCAAGTACACCTACAACATTGCAAAGGCCAAGCAGATGTTAGATGAGGCTGGAATTGATCCAACGAAGTACAGCATTAAGTTGATCTACAACGCTGGTAACACACAGCGTGAGAAGGTAATGACACTAATTCAAAATATCTGGAGCCAGTTGGGCTTCCAAGTTACAGTTGAGAGCTATGAATGGCCAGTATACCTTGGAAAGACTGAAAAGGGTGACTTCGACGTCTACATCGTCGGTTGGGTTCCAGATTACCTTGACTCAGACAACTGGGTTGGCCCATTCCTCTATGGTGCTACTGAATTCAAAGAAGTTAACATAAACGTATCTGGCTGA
- the pyrH gene encoding UMP kinase — protein sequence MRIVFDIGGSVLVPDKPDIEFIKKLSYELTKVSEDHEIAIVVGGGRTAREYIEVASEFNASEAFKDYIGIQITRANAMLLIAALRERAYPQVVEDFWEAWRAIHLKKIPVMGGTHPGHTTDAVSALLAEFLGADLLIVVTNVDGVYTDDPRKNPNAKKIEKMKAIELVELVSRGVEKAGASTVIDPLAAKIILRSGIKTYVIGKEDAKNLFDVVKGRHSGTVIEP from the coding sequence ATGAGGATAGTCTTTGATATAGGTGGCTCTGTTTTGGTTCCAGATAAGCCTGATATTGAATTCATAAAGAAGCTTAGCTATGAGCTGACTAAAGTTAGTGAAGATCATGAAATTGCTATAGTTGTTGGAGGTGGGAGGACTGCTAGGGAATACATTGAGGTGGCTTCAGAATTTAATGCCAGCGAGGCATTTAAGGATTATATTGGGATTCAAATTACGAGAGCTAATGCAATGCTTTTGATAGCGGCGTTAAGGGAGAGAGCTTATCCTCAGGTTGTGGAAGACTTTTGGGAGGCTTGGAGGGCTATTCATCTAAAGAAGATTCCAGTCATGGGCGGAACTCATCCTGGGCATACTACCGATGCCGTTTCAGCATTACTCGCCGAATTTCTGGGGGCCGATCTGTTGATTGTGGTTACAAATGTTGACGGGGTTTACACTGATGATCCACGTAAGAATCCGAATGCTAAGAAGATTGAAAAGATGAAGGCTATCGAGCTTGTAGAGCTCGTAAGTAGGGGGGTTGAGAAGGCAGGGGCAAGTACTGTTATAGATCCCTTAGCTGCAAAAATAATCCTGAGGAGTGGTATAAAAACGTATGTAATTGGAAAAGAAGACGCGAAGAATTTGTTTGATGTCGTTAAAGGTAGACATAGTGGAACAGTAATAGAGCCTTGA
- a CDS encoding pyridoxal-phosphate dependent enzyme produces MKCPRCGREYKEIIPPFCICGQELEITYEYSNVDVKKWRRRIPGVWRYRELLPKVKKIISLREGGTPLIKARISEKLGVEVYIKDETRNPTGSFRDRLATVAISYGLPYASNGFIVASDGNAAASVAAYSARAGKEAFVVVPRKVDKGKLIQMIAFGARILRYGESVDDAIYYAREVAKLNGLYNVTPEDNIIGLEGQKTIAFELWEEIEPTHIIVPTGSGSYLYSIYKGFKELVEIGAIEDIPRLIAVQVDRCNPIAAEILGITKECRETKALGLFVKNPLMKSKAVRAIRDSNGTAVVVEESEIDSGEKLLANEGIFAELSSAVVMPALLKLVESGIIERGDKVVLVVTGSGLKTGEGGREKFSIGGTKLEILKILREKEMYAYEIWKALGKPLKYQAVHQHIKELIELGLIEEAYRVGKRIYYKLTEKGARLVENL; encoded by the coding sequence ATGAAGTGTCCTAGGTGCGGAAGGGAATATAAGGAAATAATTCCCCCCTTCTGTATTTGTGGCCAGGAGCTTGAGATTACATATGAGTATTCAAACGTTGATGTTAAGAAGTGGAGGAGAAGAATTCCTGGTGTTTGGAGATATAGGGAACTTTTGCCCAAGGTGAAGAAGATAATAAGCTTGAGAGAAGGAGGAACTCCTCTAATAAAGGCAAGAATCAGTGAAAAACTTGGAGTTGAAGTTTACATTAAGGATGAGACAAGGAATCCGACGGGATCCTTTAGAGATAGGCTTGCGACAGTGGCGATATCTTACGGTCTACCTTATGCGAGTAACGGCTTTATAGTTGCGAGTGATGGGAATGCTGCTGCCTCTGTTGCTGCCTATTCTGCAAGGGCGGGGAAGGAAGCCTTCGTCGTAGTTCCCAGGAAAGTTGACAAAGGAAAGCTTATTCAGATGATAGCTTTTGGGGCAAGAATACTCAGATATGGTGAAAGTGTCGATGATGCCATATATTATGCAAGGGAAGTTGCAAAGCTTAACGGTCTCTATAATGTTACTCCTGAGGACAACATAATAGGACTGGAGGGACAGAAAACGATAGCATTTGAACTTTGGGAAGAAATAGAGCCTACCCATATCATAGTACCAACGGGTAGTGGAAGTTACCTCTACTCAATCTATAAGGGATTCAAGGAACTCGTTGAAATAGGAGCCATTGAAGATATCCCCAGACTGATTGCAGTGCAGGTAGATAGATGCAATCCTATAGCTGCTGAGATTCTTGGAATAACTAAAGAATGCAGGGAAACGAAAGCTCTTGGATTGTTTGTTAAGAATCCCCTAATGAAATCAAAGGCTGTAAGAGCTATTAGAGATAGCAATGGAACCGCCGTTGTGGTGGAGGAAAGTGAGATCGATAGTGGGGAAAAGCTTTTGGCAAATGAAGGAATATTTGCAGAACTCTCTTCGGCTGTAGTTATGCCAGCATTATTGAAACTCGTTGAATCAGGTATAATAGAGAGGGGAGATAAAGTTGTTCTCGTCGTGACTGGATCTGGGCTGAAGACAGGTGAGGGTGGAAGGGAGAAATTCTCCATAGGAGGAACGAAGCTTGAGATACTCAAGATACTTAGGGAAAAGGAAATGTACGCTTATGAGATTTGGAAGGCACTAGGCAAACCGTTAAAGTATCAGGCTGTTCATCAGCATATAAAGGAGCTTATAGAGCTTGGCTTGATAGAGGAAGCATACAGGGTTGGAAAGAGGATTTATTACAAGCTTACTGAAAAAGGAGCTAGACTTGTTGAGAACTTGTAA
- a CDS encoding beta-CASP ribonuclease aCPSF1, translated as MIKRETQVDEILKDIRQRVSQRIPREAKITEIEFEGPELVIYVKNPEAIMKDGELIKDLAKDLKKRISIRPDPEVLLPPEEAEKLIFEIVPKEAEITNISFDPSVGEVLIEAKKPGLVIGKNGETLRLITQKVRWAPRVVRTPPLQSQTIYSIRQILQTESKDRRKFLRQVGRNIYRKPEYKSRWIRITGLGGFREVGRSALLVQTDESFVLVDFGVNVAAMNDPYKAFPHFDAPEFQYVLKEGLLDAIIITHAHLDHSGMLPYLFRYNLFDGPIYTTPPTRDLMVLLQKDFIEIQQSNGQDPLYRPKDIKEVIKHTITLDYGEVRDISPDIRLTLHNAGHILGSAIVHLHIGNGLHNIAITGDFKFIPTKLLEPANAKFPRLETLVMESTYGGSNDIQMPREEAEKRLIEVIHHTIKRGGKVLIPAMAVGRAQEVMMVLEEYARIGGIDAPIYLDGMIWEATAIHTAYPEYLSRRLREQIFKEGYNPFLSEIFHPVANSRERQDIIDSKEPAIIIASSGMLVGGPSVEYFKQLAPDPKNAIIFVSYQAEGTLGRQVQNGAREIPMIGEGGRTEVIKVNMDVHTIDGFSGHADRRELMNYVAKVRPRPERVITVHGEPQKCLDLATSIHKKFGISTRAPNNLDTIRLR; from the coding sequence TTGATAAAAAGAGAGACACAGGTTGATGAAATACTAAAGGACATTAGGCAAAGAGTAAGCCAAAGGATTCCAAGGGAAGCTAAGATAACCGAGATAGAGTTTGAAGGTCCTGAACTTGTTATTTATGTAAAAAATCCTGAAGCAATAATGAAAGATGGGGAGCTAATAAAAGACTTGGCAAAAGATTTGAAAAAAAGGATAAGCATAAGACCTGATCCTGAGGTTCTTCTCCCTCCTGAGGAAGCTGAAAAGCTGATTTTCGAAATAGTCCCTAAGGAGGCGGAAATAACCAACATAAGTTTTGATCCCTCAGTTGGTGAAGTTCTTATAGAGGCTAAGAAGCCGGGTCTTGTTATTGGGAAGAATGGGGAAACATTGAGGTTAATAACTCAGAAGGTTAGATGGGCACCGAGGGTTGTTAGAACTCCTCCTCTCCAGAGCCAGACGATCTATTCAATAAGGCAGATACTTCAAACTGAAAGCAAAGATAGGAGAAAGTTTTTGAGACAAGTTGGAAGGAACATCTACAGAAAACCGGAGTATAAGAGCAGATGGATACGAATAACGGGATTGGGAGGATTTAGAGAAGTTGGGAGAAGTGCTCTTCTAGTTCAGACAGATGAAAGTTTTGTTCTTGTCGACTTTGGAGTTAATGTGGCTGCAATGAATGATCCCTATAAAGCGTTCCCCCACTTTGACGCTCCCGAGTTTCAATACGTCCTAAAAGAGGGGCTCTTAGATGCTATTATAATCACTCATGCTCACCTTGATCACAGTGGCATGTTACCTTACCTATTCAGGTACAACCTATTCGATGGGCCCATATACACCACCCCTCCGACACGGGACTTAATGGTTCTTCTCCAGAAGGATTTCATAGAAATTCAGCAGAGCAATGGTCAGGATCCACTTTACAGGCCAAAGGATATAAAAGAAGTAATAAAGCACACAATAACCTTGGACTATGGAGAAGTAAGGGATATTTCTCCAGACATAAGGTTAACTCTTCATAATGCTGGCCACATATTGGGATCTGCTATAGTTCACCTCCACATAGGAAATGGCCTCCACAATATAGCCATAACAGGCGATTTCAAGTTCATTCCAACGAAGCTTCTTGAACCTGCAAATGCAAAGTTCCCAAGGCTTGAGACGCTTGTTATGGAGTCCACTTACGGAGGTAGCAATGACATACAGATGCCAAGAGAAGAAGCTGAGAAAAGGCTTATTGAAGTAATCCATCACACAATAAAGAGGGGAGGAAAGGTTCTAATCCCTGCAATGGCCGTTGGAAGGGCACAGGAAGTCATGATGGTACTTGAAGAATACGCGAGAATAGGGGGAATAGATGCCCCCATATACCTAGATGGCATGATTTGGGAGGCAACTGCAATCCACACCGCTTACCCTGAGTACTTGAGCAGAAGGCTTAGGGAGCAGATATTCAAGGAGGGCTATAACCCCTTCCTTAGTGAGATATTCCATCCTGTGGCAAATTCAAGAGAGAGACAGGATATCATTGACAGCAAGGAGCCCGCAATAATAATTGCGTCTTCAGGCATGCTGGTTGGGGGTCCGAGTGTTGAATACTTTAAGCAGTTGGCTCCAGATCCTAAGAATGCAATAATCTTCGTTAGCTACCAAGCGGAAGGTACTCTAGGAAGACAAGTGCAGAATGGAGCTAGGGAAATTCCAATGATAGGCGAGGGAGGAAGGACGGAGGTTATAAAAGTCAACATGGATGTCCATACAATAGATGGATTTTCCGGTCACGCTGACAGGAGAGAGCTGATGAACTATGTTGCAAAGGTCAGACCAAGACCAGAGAGAGTCATCACGGTTCATGGTGAGCCTCAGAAGTGTCTTGACCTTGCCACGAGTATTCATAAGAAGTTTGGCATATCAACAAGGGCTCCAAACAACTTAGACACTATAAGGCTGAGGTGA
- the psmB gene encoding archaeal proteasome endopeptidase complex subunit beta, translating into MLHLTEKLKGTTTVGIVCKDGVVLAADRRASFGSMVYARNVTKIHKVDEHLAIAGAGDVGDILSLVRLLRAEARLYKANVGKPMSVKALATLLANILNGTKYFPYFVWFLVGGYDEEPRMFSVDMAGGVTEDKYVAAGSGMEFAYSVLDSEYKEDLSVKEGIKLAVKAINVAIKRDVFSGDGILVVTITREGYQEYSNSTLKAILRQ; encoded by the coding sequence GTGTTGCACTTGACTGAGAAACTTAAGGGCACAACAACAGTAGGCATTGTATGTAAGGATGGAGTAGTGTTGGCAGCTGACAGAAGGGCAAGCTTTGGAAGTATGGTTTATGCAAGGAATGTGACAAAGATCCACAAAGTGGATGAACACTTGGCAATAGCAGGGGCAGGAGATGTTGGAGACATACTGAGTCTTGTTAGGCTTTTGAGGGCTGAGGCGAGGCTTTACAAGGCAAATGTAGGAAAACCAATGAGTGTCAAAGCGTTAGCAACTTTGCTTGCAAATATATTAAATGGCACAAAGTACTTCCCATATTTTGTATGGTTCCTGGTTGGTGGCTATGACGAAGAACCGAGAATGTTTTCTGTAGATATGGCAGGAGGAGTGACTGAAGATAAGTATGTAGCGGCTGGAAGTGGTATGGAGTTTGCATATTCTGTTTTGGATTCAGAATATAAGGAGGATCTGAGTGTGAAGGAAGGAATAAAGCTAGCCGTTAAGGCAATAAATGTCGCTATTAAAAGGGATGTATTCTCTGGTGATGGTATCCTAGTAGTCACAATTACCAGAGAAGGATACCAGGAGTACTCAAATTCTACCCTAAAGGCTATTCTTAGGCAGTGA
- the trmY gene encoding tRNA (pseudouridine(54)-N(1))-methyltransferase TrmY — MRVFIIKANEAHTDYDFSLKDLPGTSGRIDLICRSLNAAFHLSHSFRKNVRVYVTFLGPPDPPKTIRFEGPRIIPRLLNPDEISTAKIIGKALKAGRELNSPTKEVEVFPGVFVSRMTFEDVVRRNVRMNLYVLEEGGKDIFEVKFPKDNVAFVLGDHIGLSEEDLRLLESVAERISIGPRAYLTSHVIAFVNIFLDRLRIP, encoded by the coding sequence ATGAGGGTTTTCATAATTAAGGCTAACGAAGCTCATACTGACTATGATTTTAGCTTAAAAGATCTTCCTGGCACAAGTGGAAGAATAGATCTAATATGTAGGTCATTAAATGCCGCTTTCCACTTATCCCATTCTTTTAGAAAGAACGTTAGGGTTTACGTTACATTTTTAGGCCCTCCAGATCCTCCTAAGACAATAAGATTTGAAGGGCCGAGGATAATACCAAGGCTGTTAAATCCGGATGAAATTTCCACGGCAAAGATCATTGGAAAGGCTTTGAAAGCTGGAAGAGAGCTTAATTCTCCTACCAAAGAGGTTGAAGTCTTTCCAGGAGTTTTTGTAAGTAGGATGACGTTTGAAGATGTAGTGAGGAGAAACGTTCGGATGAACCTTTATGTTCTTGAGGAAGGGGGAAAAGATATATTCGAGGTGAAGTTTCCAAAGGATAATGTGGCATTTGTTCTTGGGGATCATATAGGTTTGAGTGAGGAGGATTTGAGACTTTTAGAGTCAGTTGCTGAGAGAATTAGCATTGGTCCTAGAGCCTATTTGACATCTCACGTGATAGCCTTTGTGAACATATTCTTAGACCGTCTGAGAATCCCATAG
- a CDS encoding peptidylprolyl isomerase gives MKVNKGDVIRIHYVGKVKDTGKIFDTTYENIAKEAGIYNPNGIYGPVTIAVGAGHVISGLDKRLIGLEVGKKYTIEVPPEEGFGLRDPKLIKVFTLGQFKRQGIIPYPGLEVEVTTENGKKLRGRVLTVSGGRVRVDFNHPLAGKTLIYEVEILEKIEDPIEKIKGLIELRLPMIDKDRVIIEVGEDEVKIDFTKVEADPKTLILGEIILESDIKFLGYKKVEFKPTIEELIKPKDQESEEAKKEETNESEEDKKVAEEKETSTSSNDDTSENQ, from the coding sequence ATGAAAGTGAACAAGGGAGATGTCATAAGAATCCACTATGTTGGTAAAGTTAAAGATACAGGAAAGATATTTGATACTACTTATGAAAACATAGCTAAGGAGGCTGGAATTTATAATCCAAATGGGATTTATGGCCCAGTTACAATCGCAGTTGGCGCTGGGCACGTTATTTCTGGCCTTGATAAGAGGCTTATAGGACTTGAAGTTGGAAAGAAATATACAATTGAAGTTCCACCTGAGGAAGGATTTGGGCTGAGAGATCCCAAGCTAATAAAAGTCTTTACCCTAGGACAGTTTAAAAGGCAGGGGATCATCCCATATCCTGGGCTTGAAGTCGAAGTAACAACCGAAAATGGAAAAAAACTTAGAGGTAGGGTTCTGACTGTAAGCGGCGGGAGAGTTAGAGTTGATTTCAATCATCCACTGGCTGGAAAGACTTTGATTTATGAAGTTGAGATCTTAGAAAAGATTGAAGATCCAATAGAGAAAATAAAGGGATTAATTGAACTTAGACTTCCAATGATAGACAAGGATAGAGTCATAATTGAGGTTGGGGAGGATGAAGTAAAAATAGACTTCACAAAAGTTGAAGCTGATCCTAAAACATTAATCCTTGGGGAAATCATTCTGGAAAGTGACATAAAGTTCTTGGGATATAAGAAAGTTGAATTCAAGCCAACGATTGAAGAATTAATAAAACCAAAGGATCAAGAATCCGAAGAAGCTAAGAAAGAAGAGACTAATGAGAGTGAAGAAGACAAGAAGGTAGCAGAAGAGAAAGAAACTAGTACTTCCTCAAATGATGACACTAGTGAGAATCAATAA